One Glycine max cultivar Williams 82 chromosome 6, Glycine_max_v4.0, whole genome shotgun sequence DNA segment encodes these proteins:
- the LOC100500299 gene encoding uncharacterized protein LOC100500299 produces the protein MSQQVYFHSESIHFSGTNIRLASGNGISLDCHYVLDAHDSYLDQHLQPYVQGHALPWHLSLPMPYVEAFSANRSSSENARIGPQIYHHYHDTNGIRSGHRFPRRYHDTNGSRSGHRFPYRYHDTNGSRSGHRFPRRYHNTNGSRSGHRFPQRYHDTTGSRSGQRFPHHPPQHHSFHHQVQPAQVIRGHSFNIHPPVTAPSYRLPTNPSRNSSILIHDAFEMGARHPGFAPFAGARIHQSHRGNLHEMITLIHQNLPPAVFFSDDDASLLVDHHTDMYLDTEDMSYEDLLELGEQIGNAKSGLSEKTITSQMKTKTYILPTNATNLEEAASEEQGTDLCIICQDEYKNKENIGILRCGHEYHADCLRRWLLEKNVCPMCKSVALTPGEKQ, from the exons ATGAGTCAACAAGTCTATTTTCACTCCGAAAGTATCCATTTCAGTGGCACCAACATCCGTCTAGCTTCAGGAAATGGAATTAGTCTGGATTGCCATTATGTACTAGATGCTCATGACAGCTATTTGGATCAGCACTTACAACCATATGTACAAGGTCATGCTTTGCCTTGGCATCTGTCTCttccaatgccatatgtagAAG CTTTCAGCGCTAATAGAAGTTCATCAGAGAATGCGAGAATTGGTCCACAGATATATCATCATTATCATGACACAAATGGCATCAGAAGTGGCCATAGATTTCCACGGAGATATCATGACACAAATGGCAGCAGAAGTGGCCATAGATTTCCATATAGATATCATGATACAAATGGCAGCAGAAGTGGCCACAGATTTCCACGGAGATATCATAACACAAATGGCAGCAGAAGTGGCCACAGATTTCCACAGAGATATCATGATACAACTGGCAGCAGAAGTGGCCAAagatttccccatcatcctccACAGCACCATAGCTTTCATCATCAAGTACAGCCAGCACAAGTAATCAGAGGCCACTCCTTCAACATTCATCCTCCTGTAACTGCACCTTCATATAGACTTCCAACAAATCCTTCACGTAATTCTTCAATCCTCATACATGATGCTTTTGAGATGGGCGCCAGGCATCCTGGCTTTGCACCATTTGCAGGTGCACGCATACACCAGTCTCATAGAGGCAACTTGCACGAGATGATAACTCTTATACATCAAAATCTTCCTCCTGCGGTCTTTTTCTCAGATGAT GATGCTTCTTTACTGGTTGACCATCATACTGATATGTACTTGGACACTGAAGATATGTCTTATGAG GACCTTCTTGAATTAGGTGAGCAGATTGGCAACGCAAAATCAGGTTTATCAGAGAAAACAATTACAAGTCAAATGAAGACCAAAACTTACATACTACCTACTAATGCTACTAACTTGGAGGAGGCAGCTTCTGAGGAACAGGGAACTGATCTTTGCATAATATGCCAG GATGAATATAAGAACAAAGAGAATATTGGAATTCTTAGATGCGGGCACGAATATCACGCAGATTGTTTAAGGAGATGGTTACTTGAGAAAAATGTCTGCCCCATGTGCAAATCAGTAGCATTGACTCCTGGAGAAAAACAATGA